The Danio rerio strain Tuebingen ecotype United States chromosome 10, GRCz12tu, whole genome shotgun sequence genome contains a region encoding:
- the LOC100537962 gene encoding uncharacterized protein, translated as MTDYKKRDISVVVYECVSRPEFHNKDSETAEMMLDISDGMIDQDFFTETNIYQQLKHTGSDSAKKRIFRRAPVYLMLLCFLLLTAVILLSVYNYQREVVLNNIHNLTEEKDPILTKMTNLTQLNNQLNREKDKLLEKFNGTDGWFYYQSSLYFISSEKKSWSESRRYCTDSRGDLIIINSREEQNFVMKKAGLSGAWIGLTDHEKVGIWKWVDGSTLTTGIWASGQPNAQTEANCVTLISSSWYNKLCTDKMKWVCEKNIF; from the exons ATGACTGACTACAAAAAACGAGATATATCCGTGGTCGTTTATGAATGTGTGAGCAGGCCCGAGTTTCATAACAAGGACAGTGAGACAGCAGAGATGATGTTGGATATCAGTGACGGTATGATAGATCAGGACTTTTTTACAGAGACAAACATTTACCAACAACTTAAACATACAG GAAGTGATTCAGCAAAGAAGAGGATCTTCAGAAGAGCTCCAGTGTATTTGATGCTGTTGTGTTTTCTCCTGCTGACTGCAGTCATACTGTTGAGTGTCTACAACTACCAGAGAGAAGTGGTGCTAAACAATATTCACAACCTCACAGAAGAGAAAGATCCAATATTAACCAAGATGACCAACCTAACTCAACTAAACAATCAGCTAAATCGAGAGAAGGATAAACTGCTGGAGAAGTTTAATGGAACTG ATGGATGGTTTTACTATCAGTCCAGTTTATACTTCATTTCCTCTGAGAAGAAGAGCTGGTCTGAGAGCAGAAGATACTGTACAGACAGTAGAGGAGATCTGAtcattataaacagcagagaggaACAA AATTTTGTTATGAAGAAGGCTGGTCTTTCCGGAGCCTGGATTGGTCTGACTGACCATGAAAAAGTGGGCATTTGGAAATGGGTTGATGGCAGCACATTGACCACTGG GATTTGGGCatctggacaaccaaatgcacaGACAGAAGCAAACTGCGTTACGCTTATTTCCTCATCATGGTATAACAAGTTGTGTACTGATAAAATGAAATGGGTGTGCGAgaagaacattttttaa